In one window of Ovis aries strain OAR_USU_Benz2616 breed Rambouillet chromosome 5, ARS-UI_Ramb_v3.0, whole genome shotgun sequence DNA:
- the GPX3 gene encoding glutathione peroxidase 3, whose protein sequence is MARLLRASCLLSLLLAGFIPPSQGQEKSKMDCHAGVGGTIYEYGALTIDGEEYIPFKRYAGKYILFVNVASYUGLTGQYVELNALQEELEPFGLVILGFPCNQFGKQEPGENSEILATLKYVRPGGGFTPNFQLFEKGDVNGEKEQKFYTFLKNSCPPTSELLGSPGRLFWEPMKVHDIRWNFEKFLVGPDGIPIMRWYHRTTVNSVKMDILTYMRRRAVLEAKGK, encoded by the exons ATGGCCCGGCTCCTCCGGGCATCCTGCCTTCTCTCCCTGCTCCTGGCCGGCTTCATTCCCCCGAGCCAGGGACAGGAGAAGTCGAAG ATGGACTGCCATGCTGGTGTGGGCGGCACCATCTATGAGTACGGGGCCCTCACCATCGATGGGGAGGAGTACATCCCCTTTAAGCGGTATGCTGGCAAATACATCCTCTTCGTCAACGTGGCCAGCTACTGAGGCCTGACGGGCCAGTATGTTG AACTGAATGCACTGCAGGAAGAGCTTGAACCATTCGGTCTGGTCATTCTGGGCTTCCCCTGCAACCAATTTGGAAAACAAGAACCAGGAGAGAACTCGGAGATCCTAGCCACCCTCAA GTATGTTCGACCAGGTGGGGGCTTCACCCCCAACTTCCAGCTGTTTGAGAAAGGCGATGTGAACGGGGAGAAAGAGCAGAAGTTCTACACATTCCTGAAG AACTCCTGTCCTCCTACCTCGGAGCTCCTAGGCTCACCCGGCCGCCTCTTCTGGGAACCCATGAAGGTCCATGACATCCGGTGGAACTTTGAGAAGTTCCTGGTGGGGCCAGACGGCATCCCCATCATGCGCTGGTACCACCGCACCACGGTCAACTCTGTCAAGATGGACATCCTGACCTACATGCGGCGGCGGGCAGTCCTGGAGGCCAAGGGGAAGTAA